In the genome of Neodiprion pinetum isolate iyNeoPine1 chromosome 2, iyNeoPine1.2, whole genome shotgun sequence, one region contains:
- the LOC138190377 gene encoding uncharacterized protein — protein sequence MWTWFSMQRSYTWLDISPDLVSAYNAKHQTIRVKPLDVTVLNERLLLRQATTEIFTMSRVENIHLVTYKLKDYRDQPIAGGFYEQELLKAEHPDIYLVEKVLKKRRRKVYVKWLDFDNTHNSGINKSVM from the exons atgtggacatGGTTCAGCATGCAAAGAAGCTACACGTGGCTCGACATCTCACCTGATTTGGTTTCAGCTTACAACGCCAAACACCAAACCATAAGAGTGAAACCGTTGGATGTCACTGTTCTAAACGaaaggctgttattacgtcaggc gacgactgaaatatttacgatgagtcgagtggaaaatatcCATcttgtgacgtacaagctcaaagactaccgagatcaacccatcgctggtggtttctacgaacaagagctcctcaaggctgaacatccggatatctatctggtggagaaggtgctgaAGAAGCGTAGAAGAAAAGTATATGTTAAATGGTTAgattttgacaatacacacaataGTGGAATAAACAAATCGGTCATGTag